One window of the Colius striatus isolate bColStr4 chromosome 19, bColStr4.1.hap1, whole genome shotgun sequence genome contains the following:
- the SURF4 gene encoding surfeit locus protein 4 yields the protein MDQNDIMSTAEDFADQFLRVTKQYLPHVARLCLISTFLEDGIRMWFQWSEQRDYIDGTWNCGYFLASIFVFINLFGQLSGCILVLSRNFVQYACFGLFGIIALQTIAYSILWDLKFLMRNLALGGGLLLLLAESRSEGKSMFAGVPTMRESSPRQYMQLGGRVLLVLMFMTLLHFDMNFFSILQNIVGTALIILVAIGFKTKLAALTLVIWLFGINIYFNAFWTVPAYKPMHDFLKYDFFQTMSVIGGLLLVVALGPGGVSMDEKKKEW from the exons ATGGATCAGAACGACATCATGAGCACCGCCGAGGACTTCGCGGATCAG TTCCTGCGGGTGACGAAGCAGTACCTTCCGCATGTGGCCCGCCTGTGCCTGATCAGCACCTTCCTGGAGGATGGCATCCGCATGTGGTTCCAGTGGAGTGAACAGAGGGATTACATTGATGGCACGTGGAACTGTGGCTATTTCCTGGCCTCCATCTTTGTGTTCATAAATCTCTTCGGACAGCTGA GCGGCTGTATCCTGGTGCTGAGTAGGAACTTTGTGCAATATGCCTGCTTTGGACTGTTTGGAATTATAGCATTACAG ACTATTGCATACAGCATTCTATGGGACCTGAAGTTCTTGATGAG GAACCTTGCCCTTGGGGgaggcctgctgctgcttttggctGAGTCACGCTCAGAGGGGAAGAGCATGTTTGCTGGTGTCCCTACCATGCGGGAGAGCTCTCCTAGGCAGTACATGCAGCTGGGGGGCCGTGTGCTGCTGGTCCTCATGTTCATGACACTGCTACATTTTGATATGAACTTCTTTTCT ATTCTGCAGAACATTGTGGGCACggccctgattatcttggtggcaaTTGGCTTCAAGACAAAGCTGGCTGCCTTGACTCTAGTCATCTGGCTGTTTGGCATCAACATCTACTTCAATGCCTTCTGGACCGTCCCAGCCTACAAGCCCATGCATGACTTCCTCAAATATGATTTCTTCCAGACCATGTCTGTAATCGGGGGGCTGCTTCTCGTGGTTGCACTGGGCCCTGGTGGAGTCTCCatggatgagaagaaaaaagaatggtAA
- the SURF2 gene encoding surfeit locus protein 2 isoform X3 — translation MAGPGPGGGAAVAEVPEEERLFLRQHPLLSLVEPGKVRCRLTGHEMPCRLSELQAYTNGKKYQRLIKTAREFDYGKFEPHIVPSTKNLHQLFCKLTLRHINKFPEHVLRHVQGRRYQKALKTYEECQKEGVEYIPACLRQKKQRAQHPDEQMNGSRQPCRKEEFWEPKSSEEDGEETDDSMSDLYPQTVRPFEEEIQESSSKTQELKEGNKWQINLIINR, via the exons atggcggggccggggccgggcggcggcgcggccgtgGCTGAGGTGCCGGAGGAGGAGCGGCTCTTCCTGCGGCAGCACCCCCTGCTCAGCCTCGTGGAGCCGGGCAAG GTGAGGTGCAGGCTGACAGGCCACGAGATGCCCTGTCGGCTGTCGGAGCTGCAGGCTTACACTAATGGCAAGAAGTACCAGCGGCTGATAAAGACAGCCAGGGAGTTTGACTATGGCAAGTTTGAGCCTCATATAGTGCCCAGCACAAAGAACCT ACACCAGCTGTTTTGCAAGCTCACTCTCAGACACATCAACAAGTTTCCAGAGCACGTGCTGCGTCACGTTCAAGGGAGGCGCTATCAGAAGGCCCTAAAAACAT ATGAGGAGTGCCAGAAGGAAGGAGTGGAGTACATCCCTGCCTGCTTGCGGCAGAAGAAGCAGCGGGCGCAGCACCCTGACGAGCAGATGAACGGGAGCAGGCAGCCTTGCAGGAAAGAGGAATTCTGGGAGCCCAAGTCCAGCgaggaggatggagaggagaCAGATGACAGCATGAGTGACCTGTACCCAC AAACAGTCAGGCCCTTTGAAGAAGAAATTCAAGAGTCATCATCGAAAACCCAAGAACTTAAAGAAGGCAACAAATGGCAAATAAATTTGATAATAAATAGATGA
- the SURF2 gene encoding surfeit locus protein 2 isoform X1 has protein sequence MAGPGPGGGAAVAEVPEEERLFLRQHPLLSLVEPGKVRCRLTGHEMPCRLSELQAYTNGKKYQRLIKTAREFDYGKFEPHIVPSTKNLHQLFCKLTLRHINKFPEHVLRHVQGRRYQKALKTYEECQKEGVEYIPACLRQKKQRAQHPDEQMNGSRQPCRKEEFWEPKSSEEDGEETDDSMSDLYPPALFPEKNTAAPHTTKGSDDFATDSEDDGPKQNGDVNRENGGRMDVSRAVGNKRGKKQSGPLKKKFKSHHRKPKNLKKATNGK, from the exons atggcggggccggggccgggcggcggcgcggccgtgGCTGAGGTGCCGGAGGAGGAGCGGCTCTTCCTGCGGCAGCACCCCCTGCTCAGCCTCGTGGAGCCGGGCAAG GTGAGGTGCAGGCTGACAGGCCACGAGATGCCCTGTCGGCTGTCGGAGCTGCAGGCTTACACTAATGGCAAGAAGTACCAGCGGCTGATAAAGACAGCCAGGGAGTTTGACTATGGCAAGTTTGAGCCTCATATAGTGCCCAGCACAAAGAACCT ACACCAGCTGTTTTGCAAGCTCACTCTCAGACACATCAACAAGTTTCCAGAGCACGTGCTGCGTCACGTTCAAGGGAGGCGCTATCAGAAGGCCCTAAAAACAT ATGAGGAGTGCCAGAAGGAAGGAGTGGAGTACATCCCTGCCTGCTTGCGGCAGAAGAAGCAGCGGGCGCAGCACCCTGACGAGCAGATGAACGGGAGCAGGCAGCCTTGCAGGAAAGAGGAATTCTGGGAGCCCAAGTCCAGCgaggaggatggagaggagaCAGATGACAGCATGAGTGACCTGTACCCAC CTGCCCTGttcccagaaaaaaacacagcagctcCACACACCACAAAGGGCAGCGATGACTTTGCAACAGACAGCGAGGATGATGGGCCCAAGCAGAATGGTGATGTGAACAGAGAGAATGGTGGAAGAATGGATGTCAGCAGAGCAGTTGGCAACAAAAGGGGAAAG AAACAGTCAGGCCCTTTGAAGAAGAAATTCAAGAGTCATCATCGAAAACCCAAGAACTTAAAGAAGGCAACAAATGGCAAATAA
- the SURF2 gene encoding surfeit locus protein 2 isoform X2 — protein MTTPPPAQTAPARAAGRASLSARLYGAAATGAAGTGSWGELLPDGASVWRWRGRGRAAARPWLRCRRRSGSSCGSTPCSASWSRARHQLFCKLTLRHINKFPEHVLRHVQGRRYQKALKTYEECQKEGVEYIPACLRQKKQRAQHPDEQMNGSRQPCRKEEFWEPKSSEEDGEETDDSMSDLYPPALFPEKNTAAPHTTKGSDDFATDSEDDGPKQNGDVNRENGGRMDVSRAVGNKRGKKQSGPLKKKFKSHHRKPKNLKKATNGK, from the exons ATGACAACGCCGCCCCCGGCCCAGACAGCCCCGGCGCGGGCAGCGGGCCGCGCCTCTCTATCCGCCCGTCTCTATGGTGCCGCTGCTACCGGCGCGGCCGGTACCGGAAGTTGGGGCGAGCTCCTGCCTGACGGGGCCTCTGTGTGGCGatggcggggccggggccgggcggcggcgcggccgtgGCTGAGGTGCCGGAGGAGGAGCGGCTCTTCCTGCGGCAGCACCCCCTGCTCAGCCTCGTGGAGCCGGGCAAG ACACCAGCTGTTTTGCAAGCTCACTCTCAGACACATCAACAAGTTTCCAGAGCACGTGCTGCGTCACGTTCAAGGGAGGCGCTATCAGAAGGCCCTAAAAACAT ATGAGGAGTGCCAGAAGGAAGGAGTGGAGTACATCCCTGCCTGCTTGCGGCAGAAGAAGCAGCGGGCGCAGCACCCTGACGAGCAGATGAACGGGAGCAGGCAGCCTTGCAGGAAAGAGGAATTCTGGGAGCCCAAGTCCAGCgaggaggatggagaggagaCAGATGACAGCATGAGTGACCTGTACCCAC CTGCCCTGttcccagaaaaaaacacagcagctcCACACACCACAAAGGGCAGCGATGACTTTGCAACAGACAGCGAGGATGATGGGCCCAAGCAGAATGGTGATGTGAACAGAGAGAATGGTGGAAGAATGGATGTCAGCAGAGCAGTTGGCAACAAAAGGGGAAAG AAACAGTCAGGCCCTTTGAAGAAGAAATTCAAGAGTCATCATCGAAAACCCAAGAACTTAAAGAAGGCAACAAATGGCAAATAA
- the LOC104549500 gene encoding surfeit locus protein 1: protein MATGRLLLRAGPRLVRERRGPVSHCLIRTFFGYPSAKAGSGLVQQAKGVCLKFCRPRSSTAAADASGEDTFLKWGLFLVPLTTFCLGTWQVQRRKWKLDLIAQLASRITAEPIPLTLDPMELKELEYRPVKVRGHFDHSKELYILPRSLVDPEREAREAGRLTSHPENGANVITPFYCTELGVTILVNRGFVPKKKLKPETRLKGQIEDEIDLTGVVRLSETRKPFVPENNIEKNRWHYRDLEAMAKVTGAEPVFIDADFKSTVPGGPIGGQTRVSLRNEHMQYIMTWYGLCAATSFLWYRKFIQKIPL, encoded by the exons ATGGCGAcggggaggctgctgctgcgCGCGGGGCCGCGGCTGGTGCGGGAGCGCCGGGGTCCG GTATCACATTGTTTGATCAGAACATTTTTTGGGTATCCttcagctaaagcaggttctggTCTGGTCCAGCAGGCTAAag GTGTTTGCTTGAAGTTCTGCAGACCACGAagctccacagcagctgctgatgcATCTGGAGAGGACACTTTCCTCAAGTGGGGCCTTTTCCTGGTCCCTCTGACCACGTTCTGTCTTGGCACATGGCAG GTTCAGCGACGGAAATGGAAGTTAGATTTGATTGCACAGCTGGCATCAAGAATTACAGCAGAGCCCATTCCTCTGACATTAGA CCCCATGGAACTGAAGGAGTTGGAGTACAGACCTGTAAAGGTACGAGGGCATTTTGACCACTCCAAAGAGCTCTATATTTTGCCACGGTCACTTGTGGACCCTGAGCGAGAAGCCCGAGAAGCCGGGCGGCTGACATCCCACCCTGAAAATGGAGCAAATGTCATTACTCCCTTCTACTGCACTGAACTTGG GGTCACAATTTTAGTCAACCGAGGATTTGTGCCGAAGAAGAAGTTGAAACCAGAGACCAGGCTGAAGGGACAG ATTGAAGATGAAATTGATCTCACTGGGGTGGTGAGGTTATCAGAAACCCGCAAGCCTTTTGTGCCTGAGAATAACATTGAGAAGAACCGCTGGCACTACCGGGACCTGGAGGCCATGGCGAAGGTGACCGGGGCCGAGCCCGTCTTCATCGATGCAGATTTCA AGAGCACAGTCCCTGGGGGACCCATTGGAGGCCAGACAAGAGTGAGCCTGAGAAATGAGCACATGCAGTACATCATGACCTG GTATGGCTTATGTGCTGCAACTTCCTTCTTGTGGTACAGAAAATTCATACAAAAGATACCTCTGTGA
- the RPL7A gene encoding large ribosomal subunit protein eL8: MAARALPPPRPAPARDVTGFSRDVEPHRYFPACAALPFSSSVQDEQECFSSLQPKGKKAKGKKVAPAPAVVKKQEAKKVVNPLFEKRPKNFGIGQDIQPKRDLTRFVKWPRYIRLQRQRSILYKRLKVPPAINQFTQALDRQTATQLLKLAHKYRPENKQEKKQRLLARAEQKAAGKGDTPTKRPPVLRAGINSVTTLVENKKAQLVVIAHDVDPIELVVFLPALCRKMGVPYCIIKGKARLGRLVHRKTCTSVAFTQVNPEDKGALAKLVEAVKTNYNDRYDEIRRHWGGNVLGPKSVARIAKLEKAKAKELATKLG, from the exons ATGGCGGCCCGCGCCCTGCCGCCGCCTCGCCCCGCCCCCGCGCGCGACGTCACCGGCTTCTCGCGAGACGTGGAGCCCCATAGATATTTCCCGGCATGCGctgctcttcctttctcttcctcagtCCAAGATG agcaagagtgtttttcttcattgcaGCCGAAAGgaaagaaggccaagggcaagAAGGTGGCACCGGCCCCTGCTGTAGTCAAGAAGCAGGAGGCCAAGAAGGTTGTCAATCCCCTCTTCGAGAAGAGGCCCAAGAACTTTGGCATCG GACAGGATATCCAGCCGAAGCGTGATCTCACCCGTTTTGTGAAATGGCCTCGTTACATCAGGCTGCAGCGCCAGAGGTCCATCCTCTACAAACGCCTCAAGGTGCCTCCTGCCATTAACCAGTTCACTCAGGCTTTGGACCGCCAGACAG CTACACAGCTTCTGAAGCTGGCACACAAATACAGGCCAGAAAATAAGCAAGAGAAGAAGCAGAGGCTACTGGCTCGTGCTGAGCAGAAAGCTGCAGGAAAGGGAGACACGCCAACTAAGCGGCCACCAGTCCTCCGAGCAG GTATTAACAGTGTCACAACACTGGTAGAGAACAAGAAAGCTCAACTGGTGGTTATTGCCCACGATGTAGACCCCATTGAG ctgGTGGTCTTCTTGCCTGCTCTGTGCCGCAAGATGGGGGTGCCATACTGCATCATCAAGGGCAAAGCCAGGCTGGGACGACTGGTCCACAGGAAAACCTGTACCTCTGTTGCTTTCACCCAGGTTAACCC GGAGGATAAGGGAGCCCTTGCAAAGCTGGTGGAGGCTGTAAAGACCAACTACAATGACAGATATGATGAG ATCCGTCGTCACTGGGGTGGTAACGTTTTGGGTCCAAAATCGGTGGCTCGTATTGCTAAGCTTGAAAAAGCAAAGGCTAAAGAGCTGGCTACTAAACTGGGATGA
- the MED22 gene encoding mediator of RNA polymerase II transcription subunit 22 isoform X2 → MAQQRVLPQSKETLLQSYNKRLKDDIKSIMDNFTEIIKSAKIEDETQVSRATQSEQDNYEMHVRAANIVRAGESLMKLVSDLKQFLILNDFPSVNEAINQRNQQLRSLQEECDKKLIALRDEISIDLYELEEEYYSSSLCDSNDLPLCEAYWRQDFATLSPESLSMPLTAAPAEQSGATSQSSTPSHPHVNGHGVVGPAEHP, encoded by the exons ATGGCGCAGCAGCGGGTGCTGCCGCAGAGCAAGGAGACCCTGCTGCAGTCCTACAACAAGCGCCTCAAGGATGACATCAAGTCCATCATGGACAACTTCACCGAGATCATCAAGTCGGCCAAG atTGAGGATGAAACTCAAGTCTCTAGAGCAACCCAGAGTGAACAAGATAACTATGAGATGCATGTCAGAGCTGCAAACATT GTCCGAGCTGGTGAGTCCCTGATGAAACTTGTGTCTGACCTGAAGCAGTTCCTGATCCTCAATGATTTCCCCTCTGTGAATGAAGCTATCAACCAGCGCAACCAGCAGCTGAGAAGCTTGCAGGAGGAATGTGACAAGAAGTTGATTGCACTAAGGGATGAGATCTCCATTGACCTGTACGAGTTAGAAGAAGAATATTACTCTTCCAG TCTGTGTGACAGCAATGACCTTCCCCTGTGCGAAGCCTACTGGAGACAAGACTTTGCCACGCTGTCCCCCGAGAGCCTCTCCATGCCTCTGACAGCTGCCCCAGCAGAGCAGAGTGGTGCTACGTCGCAGAGCTCGACCCCATCACACCCTCACGTGAACGGGCACGGGGTGGTGGGCCCTGCAGAGCACCCCTGA
- the MED22 gene encoding mediator of RNA polymerase II transcription subunit 22 isoform X1, translating to MAQQRVLPQSKETLLQSYNKRLKDDIKSIMDNFTEIIKSAKIEDETQVSRATQSEQDNYEMHVRAANIVRAGESLMKLVSDLKQFLILNDFPSVNEAINQRNQQLRSLQEECDKKLIALRDEISIDLYELEEEYYSSSYSLCDSNDLPLCEAYWRQDFATLSPESLSMPLTAAPAEQSGATSQSSTPSHPHVNGHGVVGPAEHP from the exons ATGGCGCAGCAGCGGGTGCTGCCGCAGAGCAAGGAGACCCTGCTGCAGTCCTACAACAAGCGCCTCAAGGATGACATCAAGTCCATCATGGACAACTTCACCGAGATCATCAAGTCGGCCAAG atTGAGGATGAAACTCAAGTCTCTAGAGCAACCCAGAGTGAACAAGATAACTATGAGATGCATGTCAGAGCTGCAAACATT GTCCGAGCTGGTGAGTCCCTGATGAAACTTGTGTCTGACCTGAAGCAGTTCCTGATCCTCAATGATTTCCCCTCTGTGAATGAAGCTATCAACCAGCGCAACCAGCAGCTGAGAAGCTTGCAGGAGGAATGTGACAAGAAGTTGATTGCACTAAGGGATGAGATCTCCATTGACCTGTACGAGTTAGAAGAAGAATATTACTCTTCCAG CTACAGTCTGTGTGACAGCAATGACCTTCCCCTGTGCGAAGCCTACTGGAGACAAGACTTTGCCACGCTGTCCCCCGAGAGCCTCTCCATGCCTCTGACAGCTGCCCCAGCAGAGCAGAGTGGTGCTACGTCGCAGAGCTCGACCCCATCACACCCTCACGTGAACGGGCACGGGGTGGTGGGCCCTGCAGAGCACCCCTGA
- the SURF6 gene encoding surfeit locus protein 6 produces MASLAAQDSYLQGLARKVCAQQEPRKRKFVSKPGHPEDAGRQPKKKKRKKPRKEPEKKSAPSVKQATSNTNKPTSGQAAAPQGSKSSPQAVKQNRKESSVTENKNELGSSSFSAMNLLRQRLHEKIKKASGQDDTKEISPAVLEKRQRRKYERERKKRRRKELKMKAKMVKEETEEVPVEPESKKEESTDEVVFNRVEVHEENELNKVQKKKEKRKAVKGNITPLTGKNYKQLLTRLETRKNKLEELKDKDQKKAQELENKMKWTNALYKAEGVKIRDNEDRLKEALKRKEKRKAQRQRQWEQRTEKVVEKMQQRQEKRRKNIQKKKKDRIEKKKARARKKGRVLPEDLKKAGFK; encoded by the exons ATGGCCAGCCTGGCCGCCCAGGACTCCTACCTGCAGGGCTTAGCGAGGAAGGTGtgcgcgcagcaggagccgcggAAGAGGAAATTTG TGTCTAAACCAGGTCACCCCGAGGATGCTGGCAGACAGcccaagaaaaagaagagaaagaaacccAGGAAGGaacctgagaagaaaagtgCTCCTTCAGTTAAGCAGGCAACATCTAATACCAATAAGCCTACTTCAGGACAGGCAGCAGCCCCCCAAGGCAGCAAATCATCTCCACAGgctgttaaacagaacagaaaggagAGTTCTGTTACAG agaacaaaaatgAACTGggttcctcttctttttctgcaatGAATCTCTTGCGTCAGAGACTACATGAGAAGATTAAAAAAGCTTCTGGACAA GATGACACCAAAGAAATATCCCCTGCAGtcctggagaagaggcagcGTAGGAAGtatgagagagagaggaagaagcgCCGGAGGAAGGAGTTGAAGATGAAGGCAAAAATGGTGAaggaggaaactgaggaagTACCAGTAGAGccagaaagcaaaaaggaggAGAGCACAGATGAGGTTGTCTTTAACAGGGTTGAAGTCCATGAAGAGAATGAGTTGAACAAagtccagaaaaagaaagagaagaggaaagcagtGAAAGGCAATATCACTCCTCTGACAGGCAAAAACTACAAGCAGCTGCTGACCAGGCTGGAGACCAGGAAGAATAAGCTGGAAGAACTCAAGGATAAGGACCAGAAGAAAGCTCAGGAGCTAGAGAATAAGATGAAATGGACAAATGCTCTCTATAAGGCAGAAGGTGTGAAGATTCGTGACAACGAGGACCGTCTGAAAGAGGCTCTGAAGCGTAAGGAGAAGCGCAAAGCCCAGCGCCAGAGGCAGTGGGAGCAGCGGACGGAAAAGGTGGTGGAAAAGATGCAGCAGCGTCAGGAAAAACGTCGCAAGAACatccagaagaagaagaaggatcGGATAGAGAAGAAGAAAGCCAGAGCCCGCAAGAAAGGCCGGGTTCTGCCAGAGGACTTGAAAAAAGCTGGTTTTAAGTGA